A stretch of DNA from Methanomassiliicoccales archaeon:
CAGGATGAAAGGCGGTCTTTCTCACGGTGGATGCTTGGCGATAGGGCCGCTCAGGATCGTGGTCCTTGTAGGGATGGGCTTTTGTTGATGGAAGCGAATGACGTCGGCGAACCGGAGGAGATCTCTTGAAGCCCCTTGCCCGCCTGGGAATAAGCAAAGGTCAGCCTAAGAAGATACCTTATGGACGACACACCTACGGTCCGGAGCCGCAGATCGTGGGGCTGGAATGTCTGAGAGGGAAGCCCTAGATCGACAGCTGCGAGTTCTCTCCTAGGACGAGGCGGCTTCCTTTGGGCAGCTTTCCATCATCTGAAACGATGCGACATCCCGCCCCGATGAGCGAGTCCACGATCTTGCGGTGGCACTCGACGTACGTCTGTCCGATCAGAATGGAGGCCTCGATCTCTCCCCCGATGATCGTGCATCCGTCGCCTATGGCGGAGTACGGTCCCACGTAGGTACCGGGCCCGATGATGCAATCCTTTCCGATGATGGCCGGGCCTCTGACCATCGAGCCCTTCTTGATCACCGTGCCTTTTCCTATCCTCACTTTGCCGATGATCTCCGCTCCCTCCTCCACCAGGCCTTCGTTTCCACCTTTCAGTTCACCCAGCACCAGGTGGTTGGCCAAAAGAATGTCCTCCGGCTTGCCGGTGTCCTTCCACCAACCTCGCACTTGTCTGGCCTTGACCTTGCCGGTCTTCTTGCGCAGCGTGTCGATGGCGTCGGTTATCTCCAGCTCGTTCCGCCAGGAAGGCTTCAGCTGCTTGATGATGGGAAAGACGCTCTTTCTCAGGAAGTAGATGCCGATGAGGGCCAGGTTGCTCTTCGGTTGCTTGGGCTTCTCCACCAAGGAAATGATGTTGCCCTGCGCATCCAGCTCCGCGATGCCGAAGGCCGATGGGTTGGGAACGGGGCACAAGGCCACCATGCCCTCGCAGTCGGAACGCTCGAACTCCTCCGCCATGTACTTTATGCCGCCAGTGAGGATGTTGTCGCCAAGATAGACAACGAACGGCTCATCGCCCATGAAGCCCTCGGCGCATCCCACCGCGTGCGCGATGCCTTTTGGCTCGCCCTGTACGATGTAAGTGATCTTGACGCCGAAAGCGCTCCCATCGCCCAGAAGCTCTCTCACCTTCTCAGGCATGTTGTTGCCCAGTATCACACCGATCTCCTTCACGCCAGCGTCCCTCAGGTCCTCCAGGCAGTAGAGGATGTTCGGTTTGTTCGCTATCGGTATGAGCTGTTTCGGCCCGGTGTGCGTGAGCGGCCTCAGGCGGGTGCCGCTCCCTCCGGCCAGTATCAGACCTTTCATGTCGTTCCCTCCGTTCTCCTCATATCCAGTAAACCCTCTCTCAAAGTAAGCATGTTGCGTCCGATGGCCTTCTGCACCTTGTCCACGTCCAAGCAGGAACGGTCCGGGCGCTTGGCGTCGAAGCGCATCTCCTCCCTTCGTCCTATCTTGATCAGGGAGCGGTCCAGATCGAAGACCTCGGCTACCTGCATTCCTATCTCGTAGCGCGAGAGGCACTCCGGGCCGGTGGTGTGGTAGACGCCCTCGCGTCCCTGGGACATGAGATCCACCATGACACCGGCAGCATGAGGCGCGTAGGTGGGCGAGACCCACTGGTCCTTGAGCAGCTTGATCTCCTTGCCCGAGCGCAGGGAATCGATGATCCAGGTAACGAAGTTGCTCTTATTGGCCGCGCGGTTCCAGCCGTAGAGGACGCACACCCGGCAGACCAGATTGTCCGAGGATGCTTCCAGCGTCGCCCTCTCCCCCTCCAGCTTGCTGCGCGAGTAGGCGGAGATCGGCTCCGGTTTGTCTGTTTCTCTGTAAGGCGTCTGGCTCAGCCCGTTGAAGATGTAGTCCGTGGAGACATAGAGGAGCTTTGCCTTAGTTTCAGCACAAGCCTGGGCGACGTTCCTCGTTCCTTCGGCATTGATCCTCATGGCCAAGGATGGCTCTCGCTCGCATTGGTCCACGTTGGTCATGGCCGCAGGCAGGTAGACCTCTTCCGGCCGGAGGGAGCGCAAGAGGGCGAGAGTGGCCCGGGCATCGGTGAGATCCAGCTT
This window harbors:
- the rfbD gene encoding dTDP-4-dehydrorhamnose reductase, with amino-acid sequence MTRALVIGGASLLGHYLVLEAVRSGREVISTYRESMPKVEGQRVKLDLTDARATLALLRSLRPEEVYLPAAMTNVDQCEREPSLAMRINAEGTRNVAQACAETKAKLLYVSTDYIFNGLSQTPYRETDKPEPISAYSRSKLEGERATLEASSDNLVCRVCVLYGWNRAANKSNFVTWIIDSLRSGKEIKLLKDQWVSPTYAPHAAGVMVDLMSQGREGVYHTTGPECLSRYEIGMQVAEVFDLDRSLIKIGRREEMRFDAKRPDRSCLDVDKVQKAIGRNMLTLREGLLDMRRTEGTT
- a CDS encoding glucose-1-phosphate thymidylyltransferase; protein product: MKGLILAGGSGTRLRPLTHTGPKQLIPIANKPNILYCLEDLRDAGVKEIGVILGNNMPEKVRELLGDGSAFGVKITYIVQGEPKGIAHAVGCAEGFMGDEPFVVYLGDNILTGGIKYMAEEFERSDCEGMVALCPVPNPSAFGIAELDAQGNIISLVEKPKQPKSNLALIGIYFLRKSVFPIIKQLKPSWRNELEITDAIDTLRKKTGKVKARQVRGWWKDTGKPEDILLANHLVLGELKGGNEGLVEEGAEIIGKVRIGKGTVIKKGSMVRGPAIIGKDCIIGPGTYVGPYSAIGDGCTIIGGEIEASILIGQTYVECHRKIVDSLIGAGCRIVSDDGKLPKGSRLVLGENSQLSI